One genomic region from Rhizomicrobium palustre encodes:
- a CDS encoding ParD-like family protein, translating to MGIVNIEDELHDQLRRASKVQYRSINAQAAYWIKIGMLCETNPDLSFAEIMARELRAAGVSPEAVATPSAAEL from the coding sequence ATGGGCATCGTGAATATAGAGGATGAGCTGCACGACCAGCTTCGCCGGGCGAGCAAGGTTCAATACCGCTCGATCAATGCCCAGGCCGCCTATTGGATCAAGATCGGCATGCTGTGTGAGACCAATCCGGATTTGAGCTTCGCTGAGATCATGGCGCGGGAGCTGCGCGCGGCGGGCGTTTCGCCGGAGGCGGTGGCGACGCCGAGCGCGGCTGAGCTATGA
- the map gene encoding type I methionyl aminopeptidase, whose amino-acid sequence MTKSPHEIALMAQSGKLLAQVFEMLDRTQLLGKSTLEIDMLVERFIVDELKARPASKGQYGYGFVLNCSINQVVCHGVPSASEVLKDGDIVNLDITLEKNGYIADSSKTYLVGNVHPAAKRLVQVTYEALWKGIEAVRPGARLGDVGFAIERHAKKNGYSVVRDYCGHGIGRQMHEEPEVRHYGKPGTGLTLKEGMVFTIEPMINRGRHGVETLEDGWTVVTADGSLSAQFEHTVAVTSSGVSVLTRRADEKRRKAA is encoded by the coding sequence ATGACCAAATCTCCTCACGAAATCGCGCTCATGGCGCAGTCTGGCAAGCTCCTGGCGCAAGTCTTCGAGATGCTGGATCGCACACAGCTCTTGGGCAAATCCACGCTCGAGATCGACATGTTGGTGGAGCGCTTCATCGTCGATGAGCTGAAGGCGCGGCCCGCCAGCAAAGGCCAATATGGCTATGGCTTCGTCCTCAATTGCTCGATCAATCAGGTCGTTTGCCATGGTGTGCCCTCCGCCAGCGAGGTGCTGAAGGACGGCGATATCGTCAATCTCGACATCACCTTGGAAAAGAACGGCTACATCGCCGATTCCAGCAAGACCTATCTTGTCGGCAATGTGCATCCGGCGGCCAAGCGGCTGGTGCAGGTGACTTATGAAGCGCTGTGGAAGGGCATTGAGGCAGTGCGGCCGGGCGCGCGGCTAGGCGATGTCGGCTTTGCTATCGAGCGTCACGCCAAGAAGAACGGCTATTCGGTGGTGCGCGACTATTGCGGCCATGGCATCGGGCGCCAGATGCATGAAGAGCCGGAGGTTCGCCATTATGGCAAGCCCGGCACCGGCCTCACCCTGAAAGAGGGGATGGTCTTCACCATCGAGCCGATGATCAATCGCGGCCGACACGGGGTGGAAACCTTGGAGGATGGCTGGACGGTGGTGACGGCGGATGGATCGCTCTCCGCGCAATTCGAACACACCGTCGCCGTGACATCCTCTGGCGTATCCGTCCTGACGCGGCGCGCGGACGAGAAACGCCGGAAAGCCGCTTAG
- a CDS encoding pseudouridine synthase encodes MASWSFMQILFVAQTRTPKSSTPKSKRGKASGWDPLKADREAEGAFEEEFIRPKRKAATSEDGDDSGGDRIAKVIARAGICSRRDAEKLIAEGKVTLDGQPVTTPATKVTDEQVVAVNGKPLSPPEPTRLWRYHKPAGHVTTHRDPEGRPTVFDHLPKSLPRVVSVGRLDVNSEGLLLLTNDGEIARRLELPASGWTRKYRARLFGTVTQADLDKLAQGVTIDGVKYGPIIADIERSRGVYSWASVTLKEGKNREVKRVMEHLGLKVARLIRVQYGPFHLGQLPEGAAEEIPAKLWREQLSIGRKKRAQE; translated from the coding sequence ATGGCTTCCTGGTCATTCATGCAGATTCTCTTCGTGGCCCAGACTCGCACGCCCAAATCTAGCACGCCCAAATCCAAGCGCGGAAAGGCCTCCGGCTGGGACCCGTTGAAGGCCGACCGTGAGGCGGAAGGCGCCTTTGAAGAGGAATTCATCCGCCCCAAGCGCAAAGCCGCCACCAGCGAGGATGGCGACGACAGCGGCGGCGACCGCATTGCCAAGGTGATCGCCCGCGCCGGCATCTGTTCGCGCCGCGACGCCGAAAAGCTGATCGCCGAAGGCAAGGTCACCCTGGACGGCCAGCCCGTCACCACGCCCGCGACCAAGGTTACCGATGAGCAGGTCGTGGCCGTAAACGGCAAGCCGCTCTCCCCGCCCGAACCGACGCGGTTGTGGCGCTATCACAAGCCTGCTGGCCATGTGACCACCCATCGTGACCCGGAAGGCCGCCCGACGGTGTTCGATCACCTGCCCAAGAGCCTGCCGCGCGTGGTCTCGGTCGGTCGTCTGGACGTGAACTCCGAAGGCCTGCTGCTCCTCACCAATGATGGCGAAATTGCCCGCCGCCTGGAGCTGCCCGCTTCCGGCTGGACGCGCAAATACCGCGCCCGCCTCTTCGGCACCGTGACCCAGGCCGATCTCGACAAGCTCGCCCAGGGCGTCACCATCGACGGGGTGAAATACGGCCCCATCATCGCCGACATCGAGCGCTCGCGCGGGGTCTATTCCTGGGCCAGCGTCACCTTGAAAGAGGGCAAGAACCGCGAGGTAAAGCGGGTGATGGAGCATCTTGGCCTGAAGGTCGCCCGCCTCATCCGGGTGCAATATGGCCCCTTCCATCTCGGCCAACTCCCCGAAGGTGCAGCGGAAGAAATTCCTGCCAAGCTCTGGCGCGAACAGCTCAGCATTGGGCGGAAAAAGCGCGCCCAGGAGTGA
- a CDS encoding nucleoside deaminase, protein MNDQEAIALALQEAQAAAARGEVPVGAVLLSGEGELLARSGNRILEKHDPTAHAEIEVIRAAAAALGNERLMGTQLFVSLEPCAMCAGAIAMARVARVVFAAEDPKGGAILHGPRFFEQPTCHHHPEIARAGDPVAAGMILKEFFRARRG, encoded by the coding sequence ATGAATGACCAGGAAGCCATAGCACTCGCCCTTCAAGAAGCCCAGGCGGCTGCGGCGCGAGGGGAAGTTCCTGTCGGCGCGGTGCTTTTGTCGGGAGAGGGCGAGCTTCTCGCGCGGAGCGGGAACAGAATCCTCGAAAAGCACGATCCCACCGCCCATGCCGAGATCGAGGTCATCCGCGCCGCCGCCGCCGCGCTGGGCAATGAGCGGCTGATGGGGACCCAGCTTTTTGTCTCGCTGGAGCCTTGTGCGATGTGCGCAGGCGCGATTGCCATGGCGCGGGTGGCGCGCGTGGTCTTCGCCGCCGAGGACCCTAAGGGCGGAGCGATTTTGCATGGGCCGCGCTTCTTCGAGCAGCCCACCTGCCATCACCACCCCGAAATCGCCCGCGCCGGAGATCCGGTGGCGGCGGGGATGATCTTGAAAGAGTTCTTTAGGGCGAGACGGGGGTAG
- a CDS encoding phosphatase PAP2 family protein encodes MLLFWAGLFFILIGLAAIAIDRRAVHVFYDHVSLSFHTFLNKTTHLAKAAHWLALSVVVAAVTGVMLHGGNTSPLIHTAFEASVAFILALGLGTIIIHTCKFFLGRRRPRDELEMGLYGFIPFGFKLKHNSFPSGHALTIFCVAVVATALFPQGAVVWFALAFWLAITRALLTAHFLSDVFVGAGIGLLCARTVLIYGFPNLALSWF; translated from the coding sequence ATGCTTTTATTCTGGGCCGGACTTTTCTTCATTCTGATCGGACTTGCTGCGATCGCCATCGACCGGCGGGCGGTGCACGTTTTCTATGATCATGTGAGCCTCAGCTTTCACACCTTCCTCAACAAGACCACGCATCTGGCCAAGGCCGCTCATTGGCTGGCTTTATCGGTGGTGGTCGCGGCGGTGACGGGCGTGATGCTGCACGGCGGTAATACCAGCCCCCTCATCCATACGGCTTTTGAAGCCTCGGTGGCATTCATCCTGGCGCTTGGGCTCGGCACCATCATCATCCATACCTGCAAGTTCTTTCTGGGCCGCAGGCGTCCACGCGATGAGCTGGAGATGGGGCTTTATGGCTTCATCCCCTTTGGCTTCAAGCTGAAGCACAACTCATTTCCCTCCGGCCATGCCTTGACGATTTTCTGCGTCGCCGTGGTGGCGACCGCGCTTTTTCCGCAAGGCGCAGTGGTTTGGTTCGCGCTGGCTTTCTGGCTCGCCATCACGCGTGCGCTTTTGACGGCGCATTTCCTCAGCGATGTGTTCGTCGGCGCCGGGATCGGCCTTCTCTGCGCCCGCACCGTGCTGATCTACGGCTTTCCCAATCTGGCGCTGAGCTGGTTTTAG
- a CDS encoding PAS domain-containing sensor histidine kinase, protein MTTANETELRENALYAYRLLAEESYDILIVRDPEGTITFVSPALQKLLGYRVEDVLNVRYSDFIHPDDIEKSSELIQVPLPGQSVTVTLRARHADGHYLWLENTVRGIYDHATGRLRNTLSVSRDVTERVQHEMEIKAARERAESASKAKSRFLANMSHELRTPLNAVIGFTDMMRQRTFGPLGNDKYEEYATLIYDSGQLLLDLISDMLDMAKIEAGKLELNIETVDFKGTVEDSVRMLRDRAEENGLELSVGLPADPLFVNADKRAVKQIMLNLLSNALKFTPAGGSVGVSVTAQNGYAVLTVADTGIGIAADEINRLGHPFEQGNGDPMIAKPGSGLGLALVRALTEKHGGSLRIESEEGVGTAVHVSFPLEGPATGQTRVAA, encoded by the coding sequence ATGACAACGGCCAATGAGACCGAGTTGCGCGAAAATGCGTTGTACGCATATCGACTCCTTGCCGAGGAGTCGTACGACATCTTGATCGTGCGCGATCCGGAGGGGACCATCACATTCGTCTCGCCTGCGCTGCAAAAGCTACTCGGGTACCGCGTCGAAGATGTTCTGAACGTCCGCTACTCGGATTTCATCCATCCCGACGATATCGAGAAATCCTCCGAGCTCATCCAAGTGCCCCTGCCCGGGCAATCGGTCACCGTCACCCTCAGGGCGCGCCACGCCGATGGGCATTATCTCTGGCTCGAGAACACCGTGCGCGGCATTTACGATCATGCCACCGGGCGTCTGCGCAATACCTTGAGCGTCTCGCGCGATGTCACCGAACGCGTGCAGCACGAGATGGAAATCAAGGCGGCGCGGGAACGCGCAGAAAGCGCTAGCAAGGCGAAATCCCGCTTTCTCGCCAATATGAGCCATGAGCTGCGCACGCCGCTCAACGCGGTGATCGGCTTCACCGATATGATGCGCCAGCGCACCTTTGGCCCGCTCGGCAACGATAAATACGAGGAATACGCCACCCTCATCTATGATTCCGGCCAGCTTCTGCTCGATCTCATTTCGGACATGCTGGACATGGCCAAGATCGAAGCGGGCAAGCTCGAACTCAATATCGAGACCGTCGATTTCAAGGGCACTGTCGAAGACAGTGTGCGCATGCTGCGCGACCGGGCCGAGGAAAACGGGCTGGAGCTCAGCGTGGGCCTGCCCGCCGATCCTTTGTTCGTCAACGCCGATAAGCGCGCCGTGAAGCAGATCATGTTGAACCTGCTCTCTAACGCGCTGAAGTTCACGCCTGCGGGCGGCAGCGTCGGGGTCAGCGTCACCGCGCAAAACGGCTATGCCGTGCTCACGGTCGCCGATACCGGCATCGGCATCGCCGCTGACGAGATCAATCGCCTCGGCCATCCCTTCGAACAGGGCAATGGCGACCCCATGATCGCCAAGCCTGGCTCGGGCCTCGGTCTTGCCTTGGTGCGCGCCCTCACCGAAAAGCATGGCGGCAGCTTGCGCATTGAGAGCGAGGAAGGCGTCGGCACCGCCGTGCATGTCTCCTTTCCCCTTGAAGGCCCCGCCACCGGCCAAACCCGCGTAGCGGCGTAA
- a CDS encoding FKBP-type peptidyl-prolyl cis-trans isomerase: protein MRIWAPAFLSLGLLVVSACDGKTAPAPAPLSPEANAAFLANNAKKKGVVSVPGIQYEVLKKGSGAQPERSDCVSVYYKGTLIDGKVFDETKPGEPATFPAGRLIPGWTWALQMMHEGDKWRLTVPSILAYGRKGAGDGVIPPDQTLVFEIELLKVIRQGQEGC from the coding sequence ATGCGGATTTGGGCTCCGGCTTTTCTGTCGTTGGGCTTGTTGGTGGTGAGCGCGTGTGACGGAAAAACCGCACCCGCACCGGCGCCTCTCAGCCCCGAAGCCAATGCGGCCTTTCTCGCCAACAACGCCAAGAAGAAGGGCGTGGTGAGCGTGCCCGGCATCCAATATGAGGTGCTGAAGAAGGGCTCGGGGGCGCAGCCGGAACGGTCTGATTGTGTTTCCGTTTACTATAAAGGCACTCTGATCGACGGGAAGGTCTTCGATGAGACCAAGCCGGGCGAACCGGCGACGTTCCCCGCGGGCCGTCTGATCCCGGGTTGGACCTGGGCCTTGCAGATGATGCATGAGGGCGACAAGTGGCGCCTGACCGTGCCCTCGATCCTCGCTTATGGCCGCAAGGGCGCTGGCGATGGCGTGATCCCGCCGGACCAGACGCTGGTGTTCGAGATCGAACTCTTAAAGGTCATCCGTCAGGGCCAAGAAGGCTGCTGA
- the purD gene encoding phosphoribosylamine--glycine ligase, with protein sequence MNVLLLGSGGREHALAWSLSASPLLTKLYCAPGNPGIAALAECVPIAANKADALIAFAKEKNIEFVIVGPEVPLVEGIADRFAEAGIKCLGPSGAAAVLEGSKGFVKDLCEEFDIPTARYRRFTDPAAAKDYAATLGFPVVIKADGLAAGKGVIIAEDKQASDAAIDEMFDGAFGEAGQEIVVEEFLEGEEASFFALTDSEHVLPLAGAQDHKRVFDGDKGPNTGGMGAYSPAPVLTDTVVEKVIERILKPTVKAMVKRGRPYVGVLFAGLMIKDGEPKLIEFNCRFGDPETQVLMLRLKSDLLTALIAAHDKVLDQIDLRWSDEAALTVVMATKGYPGDYAKGSVIEGLEEAGAVEGVQVFHAGTAAKDGKIVASGGRVLNITATGKTVAEAQARAYAALDKINWPEGFCRRDIGWRAIGRQ encoded by the coding sequence ATGAACGTCCTTCTCCTCGGTTCCGGCGGCCGCGAGCACGCCCTGGCCTGGTCGCTGTCGGCGAGCCCGCTCCTGACGAAGCTTTATTGCGCGCCCGGAAATCCAGGGATCGCGGCCCTGGCCGAATGCGTGCCGATTGCCGCCAATAAGGCCGACGCGCTGATCGCCTTCGCCAAGGAGAAGAACATCGAATTTGTGATCGTCGGCCCGGAAGTGCCGCTGGTGGAAGGCATCGCCGACCGTTTCGCCGAAGCCGGGATCAAATGCTTAGGACCCAGCGGGGCCGCCGCGGTGCTGGAAGGCTCCAAGGGCTTCGTGAAGGATCTCTGCGAAGAATTCGACATCCCGACCGCCCGTTATCGCCGCTTCACCGATCCCGCCGCCGCCAAGGATTATGCCGCGACGCTCGGCTTTCCGGTGGTGATCAAGGCCGATGGGCTCGCGGCGGGCAAAGGCGTGATCATCGCCGAGGATAAGCAAGCCTCAGACGCAGCCATCGATGAGATGTTCGACGGCGCCTTTGGCGAGGCTGGCCAGGAAATCGTGGTGGAAGAATTCCTCGAAGGCGAGGAAGCGAGCTTCTTTGCCCTCACCGATAGCGAGCATGTCTTGCCGCTGGCGGGCGCGCAGGATCACAAGCGCGTGTTCGATGGCGACAAGGGCCCCAATACGGGCGGCATGGGCGCCTATAGCCCTGCCCCGGTCCTGACCGACACCGTGGTCGAGAAAGTCATCGAACGCATCCTGAAGCCCACCGTGAAAGCGATGGTGAAACGCGGGCGGCCCTATGTCGGCGTGCTCTTCGCCGGACTGATGATCAAGGATGGCGAGCCCAAGCTGATCGAATTTAACTGCCGCTTCGGCGATCCCGAAACCCAGGTTCTGATGCTGCGGCTGAAATCCGACCTTCTCACCGCTCTCATCGCCGCCCATGACAAGGTGCTGGATCAGATCGACTTACGCTGGTCCGACGAAGCTGCGCTGACGGTGGTGATGGCGACCAAAGGCTATCCCGGCGATTACGCCAAAGGCTCTGTGATCGAAGGTTTGGAGGAAGCTGGCGCCGTTGAAGGCGTGCAAGTTTTCCACGCCGGAACGGCAGCGAAAGACGGCAAGATCGTCGCCAGCGGTGGCCGGGTGCTCAACATCACCGCCACCGGCAAGACCGTTGCTGAAGCCCAAGCCCGCGCTTATGCAGCGCTCGACAAGATCAATTGGCCGGAAGGCTTCTGCCGCCGCGACATCGGCTGGCGGGCGATTGGGAGACAGTAA
- the xseA gene encoding exodeoxyribonuclease VII large subunit — protein MSQSKSPTANLPEFSVTEISSALKRTVEDAFPYVRVRGEVSGLKAHSSGHVYFDLKDEKSVINAVIWKGSVRQLKVKPQSGLEVVCTGKISTYGGSSRYQLIVEQVELAGLGALMAMLEERKKMLAAEGLFAAERKKRLPYLPEVVGVITSPTGAVIRDIMHRLQDRFPRRVLLWPVAVQGEKAAAEVAAAVRGFNVFPRDGLPRPDVLIVARGGGSIEDLMAFNEEAVVRAVAESGIPVISAVGHETDTTLIDFASDVRAPTPTAAAEMAVPVRAELLAQNIDFERRLLRCFSVGMERRKDTLRHLSRALPRADQLFAQPRQRFDVAAERLSNALRRNLEAHRRHFIQAATLLRPQGLTNRLAQGNERLVVLSQRMGRAHKNRLGEAARKLESLTRILDSVSYRAVLARGFALVRGEDGSLKRQSAQIASGEALSLTFSDGSVSVVAGEGGKPPAKPRVSAKKSPGKQGDLF, from the coding sequence ATGTCCCAGTCCAAATCGCCAACGGCGAACCTGCCGGAATTCAGCGTTACCGAGATTTCCTCCGCCCTGAAGCGGACGGTGGAAGACGCCTTCCCCTATGTGCGGGTGAGGGGTGAGGTTTCCGGCCTGAAAGCCCATTCCTCGGGCCATGTCTATTTCGACCTGAAAGACGAGAAATCCGTCATTAACGCCGTGATCTGGAAGGGTTCCGTCCGCCAGCTCAAGGTAAAGCCGCAATCCGGGCTGGAAGTGGTCTGCACCGGCAAGATTTCGACCTATGGCGGCTCCTCGCGCTACCAGCTGATCGTCGAGCAGGTGGAGCTGGCCGGGCTCGGCGCCCTGATGGCCATGCTGGAGGAGCGCAAGAAGATGCTCGCCGCCGAGGGGCTTTTCGCGGCCGAGCGCAAGAAGCGGCTGCCGTATCTGCCGGAGGTTGTGGGCGTCATCACTTCGCCGACGGGTGCGGTGATCCGGGACATCATGCACCGGCTGCAGGATCGATTTCCGCGGCGGGTGCTGCTCTGGCCGGTGGCGGTGCAGGGCGAAAAGGCGGCTGCCGAGGTGGCCGCCGCGGTGCGCGGCTTCAACGTTTTCCCGCGCGACGGGCTGCCCCGGCCGGATGTGCTGATCGTGGCGCGCGGTGGCGGCTCCATCGAAGATCTAATGGCCTTCAATGAAGAGGCCGTGGTGCGCGCGGTGGCCGAGAGCGGCATCCCGGTGATCTCCGCCGTGGGGCATGAGACCGACACTACCCTGATCGATTTTGCCTCCGATGTGCGCGCCCCGACGCCTACCGCCGCCGCCGAAATGGCCGTGCCGGTGCGGGCTGAGCTTTTGGCGCAGAACATCGATTTCGAGCGGCGGCTGTTGCGCTGTTTCTCGGTCGGCATGGAGCGGCGGAAAGATACGCTGCGCCATCTCTCGCGCGCCTTGCCGCGCGCCGACCAGCTTTTCGCCCAGCCGCGCCAGCGTTTCGATGTCGCCGCCGAGCGGCTTTCCAATGCCTTGCGCCGCAATCTTGAAGCCCATCGCCGCCATTTCATTCAGGCCGCCACGCTCTTACGCCCGCAAGGGCTGACCAACCGGCTGGCGCAAGGAAACGAACGGCTGGTGGTGCTCTCCCAACGCATGGGGCGGGCGCATAAGAACCGGCTGGGGGAGGCTGCGCGCAAGCTTGAAAGCCTGACCCGCATTCTCGATAGCGTCTCCTATCGCGCGGTCTTGGCGCGTGGCTTTGCGCTTGTCCGGGGCGAGGATGGCAGCCTGAAACGTCAATCGGCGCAGATTGCCAGCGGGGAGGCGTTAAGCCTGACCTTTAGCGATGGCAGCGTTTCGGTCGTGGCGGGCGAGGGTGGTAAACCTCCCGCAAAACCGCGTGTGTCGGCGAAAAAATCGCCCGGCAAACAAGGTGATTTGTTTTGA
- a CDS encoding DUF2093 domain-containing protein: MNKMERDFRPEGEAQLEYQDGEYRVIKAGTFVTCAVSGMRIPIESLRYWSAELQEAYATADLALKRFQETGKTP, from the coding sequence ATGAACAAAATGGAACGCGATTTTCGGCCCGAGGGCGAGGCCCAACTCGAATACCAAGACGGCGAATACCGGGTGATCAAGGCCGGGACCTTCGTCACCTGTGCCGTGTCGGGCATGCGCATCCCGATTGAATCCTTGCGCTATTGGAGCGCCGAGTTGCAGGAGGCCTATGCCACCGCCGATCTCGCGCTGAAGCGCTTTCAGGAAACCGGAAAGACGCCATGA
- a CDS encoding M23 family metallopeptidase: protein MIARRAVLAGMAASATMVSVKAAAAGRLSISGSTEQGGLMVGKAAPGAVVDLDGVALTVSPSGIFCFGIPYDAAKPLRVTARFADGFEELREITPIVRQYDIQAINGLDEKYVAPPQEILDRIAREHALITEARKRVTEGLEFALPIEWPCAGRLSGIYGSQRILNGKPMAPHLGVDVAAPEGTPIHAAADAIVAITDEFHLEGGFTLLDHGLGVNTCYLHQSKRLVTAGQRVKRGEVIGLIGHTGRATGPHTHWGLNWFEVKLDPSRATATPTPPQG, encoded by the coding sequence ATGATCGCGCGCCGCGCCGTTTTGGCTGGGATGGCGGCGTCGGCCACCATGGTTTCGGTCAAGGCGGCAGCAGCGGGGCGGCTTTCCATCAGCGGCTCCACCGAGCAAGGCGGGCTGATGGTCGGCAAGGCCGCGCCCGGTGCTGTGGTCGATCTTGATGGTGTGGCGCTGACGGTTTCGCCGTCGGGGATTTTCTGCTTCGGCATCCCCTATGACGCGGCCAAGCCCTTACGGGTGACGGCGCGTTTCGCCGATGGCTTTGAAGAGCTGCGCGAGATCACACCCATTGTGCGCCAATACGATATTCAAGCCATCAATGGCCTCGACGAGAAATACGTCGCCCCGCCGCAAGAGATTTTAGACCGTATCGCGCGCGAACATGCGCTTATCACCGAGGCGCGCAAGCGCGTTACTGAGGGTTTGGAGTTTGCCCTGCCGATCGAATGGCCCTGTGCCGGGCGCCTTTCAGGCATCTATGGCAGTCAGCGCATTCTGAATGGCAAGCCGATGGCGCCGCATTTAGGTGTCGATGTCGCCGCCCCCGAAGGCACGCCCATTCACGCTGCCGCCGATGCGATTGTTGCCATCACCGACGAATTTCATCTCGAAGGCGGTTTCACGCTTTTGGATCACGGCCTGGGCGTGAACACCTGCTATCTGCACCAGAGCAAGCGCCTGGTGACGGCAGGCCAGCGCGTCAAGCGCGGTGAGGTGATCGGCCTCATCGGCCATACCGGCCGCGCCACCGGTCCGCATACCCATTGGGGGCTTAATTGGTTCGAGGTAAAACTCGATCCCTCGCGGGCCACCGCCACGCCGACGCCACCACAAGGATAA
- a CDS encoding lysophospholipid acyltransferase family protein: protein MSTHAPLPFAKMLRYRAEAVPFFLFMGLFKILGVDRASALGGFIGRHIFTRLPAAKIAYQNLAAAYPEKKPSEIDAIVREHCDNLGRLVAEYAHLGEMTFGPGGRITIEGTEHAEAAIAAGKGVMFISGHFANWEVMPAAAMYLKYDGALVNRPPNNPYVAAYIARQRGLLGPSEQIAKGAAGTRRIFTLLRKGKSAFLLVDQKTYEGVPAPFFGRDAMTTPAPAALALKLGSALVPVSCERKDGAHFAITIHPAIAAPSSGDEEADILSITKTINAEIERIIRTRPSQWLWIHRRWTNARDIEKMQKMAAKRAG from the coding sequence ATGAGCACCCACGCGCCCCTTCCCTTTGCCAAGATGCTGCGCTACCGCGCCGAAGCGGTGCCGTTTTTCCTGTTTATGGGGCTGTTCAAGATTTTGGGGGTCGACCGGGCTTCGGCGCTGGGCGGCTTCATCGGGCGGCATATCTTCACCCGCCTGCCCGCCGCGAAAATAGCTTATCAAAATCTCGCCGCAGCCTATCCTGAGAAAAAGCCCTCCGAGATCGACGCCATTGTGCGCGAGCATTGCGATAACCTTGGCCGCTTGGTCGCCGAATATGCCCATCTCGGCGAAATGACCTTCGGCCCTGGCGGGCGCATCACCATCGAAGGCACCGAACATGCCGAGGCGGCCATCGCCGCAGGCAAAGGCGTGATGTTCATCTCCGGCCACTTTGCCAATTGGGAAGTGATGCCCGCCGCCGCGATGTATCTGAAATATGATGGCGCGCTGGTGAACCGCCCACCCAATAATCCCTATGTCGCCGCTTATATCGCGCGCCAGCGCGGCCTGCTTGGCCCTTCCGAGCAGATCGCCAAAGGCGCGGCCGGAACACGGCGCATCTTCACCCTGCTGCGCAAGGGCAAATCGGCGTTCCTGCTGGTGGATCAGAAAACCTATGAAGGCGTGCCTGCGCCCTTCTTCGGGCGCGATGCCATGACCACGCCCGCGCCTGCCGCCCTCGCCTTGAAGCTGGGATCAGCCCTGGTGCCGGTCTCCTGCGAGCGGAAAGACGGCGCCCATTTCGCAATCACAATTCATCCCGCCATTGCCGCCCCCTCCAGCGGTGATGAAGAGGCCGATATTCTCTCCATCACCAAAACCATTAATGCGGAGATAGAGCGCATCATCCGCACCCGGCCTTCGCAATGGCTATGGATTCACCGCCGCTGGACCAACGCCCGCGACATCGAAAAGATGCAAAAAATGGCCGCGAAACGGGCGGGGTAA
- the lpxK gene encoding tetraacyldisaccharide 4'-kinase codes for MRAPDFWERNDIFAQIAVDALRPLGMFYALAGVIKAKRAKPHKLRVPVICVGNISVGGTGKTPIAIAVADAVIARGLNPFFLSRGYGGNLKGPLVVSKSHKAHEVGDEPLLLSRKAATVVSRNRAAGAELAVSRGADVVIMDDGHQNFALAKDLSIVVVDGAKGFGNREVLPAGPLREPALTGLARADAVVIAGEGSPDLPGFSGPVLRATIAPLRGQSLVGQRVFAFAGIGRPEKFYTTLTNLGAELVGREDFADHYAYTTQDLERLKAKARAAGATLFTTEKDFVRLSEQDRVDIEALPVSATIEPLPELDRLLDRAVIPV; via the coding sequence ATGCGCGCGCCTGATTTCTGGGAGCGGAACGATATTTTCGCGCAAATCGCGGTGGACGCGCTGCGCCCGCTTGGCATGTTCTACGCGCTCGCAGGTGTCATCAAGGCCAAGCGCGCCAAGCCGCATAAGCTGCGCGTGCCAGTAATCTGCGTCGGCAATATCAGCGTGGGCGGCACAGGCAAAACGCCCATCGCCATCGCGGTGGCGGACGCTGTGATCGCGCGCGGGCTCAATCCCTTCTTCCTCAGCCGCGGCTATGGCGGCAACTTGAAAGGCCCCCTCGTCGTCTCCAAAAGCCATAAGGCCCATGAGGTGGGCGACGAACCGCTTCTGCTCTCGCGCAAGGCCGCCACGGTGGTCTCGCGCAATCGCGCCGCCGGAGCTGAGCTTGCCGTCTCGCGTGGCGCCGATGTCGTCATCATGGATGACGGGCATCAGAATTTCGCCCTCGCCAAGGATCTGTCGATCGTAGTCGTCGATGGCGCCAAGGGTTTTGGCAATCGCGAGGTATTGCCCGCGGGGCCTTTGCGCGAGCCTGCCCTAACAGGTCTAGCCCGCGCCGATGCCGTCGTCATTGCGGGCGAAGGCTCTCCCGACCTGCCTGGCTTTTCCGGCCCGGTCTTGCGCGCCACCATCGCCCCGTTGCGGGGCCAATCGCTGGTGGGCCAGCGCGTTTTCGCCTTTGCCGGGATTGGGCGGCCGGAGAAATTCTACACAACGCTGACAAATCTCGGTGCCGAGCTGGTGGGGCGCGAAGACTTCGCCGATCATTACGCCTACACGACCCAGGATTTGGAAAGGCTCAAAGCTAAGGCCCGTGCCGCGGGCGCCACCCTTTTCACCACCGAAAAAGATTTCGTCCGCCTTTCCGAGCAGGATCGGGTGGATATCGAGGCTTTACCGGTCTCAGCCACCATCGAGCCTCTACCTGAACTCGACCGGCTGCTTGACAGGGCGGTCATCCCCGTTTAG